Within Roseisolibacter agri, the genomic segment GTCTACAACCACACCGGCGAGGGGAATCACCTGGGGCCGACGCTGTCGCTGCGCGGCGTGGACAACCGGGCGTATTACCGCCTGATGCCCGACAATCCCCGGTTCTACATGGACTTCACGGGGACGGGCAACTCGCTGAACATGATGCACCCGCGGACGATCCAGCTCATCATGGACTCGCTCCGCTACTGGGTGACCGAGATGCACGTCGACGGCTTCCGCTTCGACCTCGCGCCGGTGCTGGCCCGCGAGCTGTTCGACGTGAACCGCCTGTCGGCGTTCTTCGACATCATCCACCAGGATCCGGTCCTCAGCCGCGTGAAGCTGATCGCGGAGCCATGGGACATCGGGCCCGGCGGCTACCAGGTCGGCAACTTCCCGGTCGGCTGGGCCGAGTGGAACGGCAAGTACCGCGACTGCATGCGCCGCCTCTGGCGGGGCGACCCGAACGTCGTCGGCGAGGTGGCGTCGCGCCTCTCGGGCTCCAGCGACATCTACGCCTGGAGCGACCGCGCGGCGTACGCGAGCGTGAACTTCGTGACGGCGCACGACGGCTACACGCTGCGCGACCTCGTGAGCTACGAGCGGAAGCACAACGACGCCAACGGGGAAGGGAACCGCGACGGCCACGACGACAACCTCAGTCGCAACTGGGGCGCGGAGGGCGAGACGGACGACGCGCGCGTGATCGCGCGCCGCCGCCGCGCGATGCGCAATCTCATCGCCACGCTCGGCTTCTCGCAGGGCGTGCCCATGCTCTCGCACGGCGACGAGATCGGCCGCACGCAGCGCGGGAACAACAACGCGTACGCGCAGGACAACGAGCTGTCGTGGGTCGACTGGAAGCTGGAGCCCTGGCAGCGCGAGCTGCTCGACTTCACGCGCCGCGTCATCGCCATCCGCCACGTGCACCCGGTGCTGCGCCGCCGCAGCTTCTTCCGCGGCCGGCCCGTGGGCGCCGCCGGGGTGAAGGACCTCACCTGGCTGCGCCAGGACGGCCACGAGATGACGGACGCCCAGTGGCACGACCCCAACCGTCGGGTGCTCGGCATGCTGATCCACGGCGAGGCCGCGGACGAGACCGACGACCGCGGGCGCCCGGTGCGCGGGGACACCATGTTGCTGGTGATCAACGCGGGCTTCGACCCGGTGGACTTCACGCTGCCGGCGGTCGCGGGCGCGGGCGCGTGGACGAAGCTGATCGACACGGTGGAGGGGCACGTGGAGCCGGCGACGGGTCCGACGCTCGCGCTGGAGGGCTTCTCGCTGGCGCTGCTGCGCCACGGCGTCGAGCGGCGCATCGGCTGGACGGGCGCGACGGCGGAGAGCGCGGCGCTGGTCAACGCGGCGACGGTCGGCGGCGCGAGCGGGCTCGCGGCGGCCGAGCTGTCGCTGCTGGGCATCGGAGGGGTGACGCCATGAGCGACGATCGTCGACCGCCCGAGGGGCCGACGCCGGACGACGCGACGCCGCGCGAGTCCGACGTGCCCGCGCGCGCGCCGCGCGGGCGACGCCCCGCGTCGAGCGCGAAGAAGTCCGCCGGCGCGCCGCCCGCGCCGTCGACGTCGGCGCGCAAGCGGGCGCGCGGTGCGGAGCCCGCGCCCGTGCTGCCGCCCGAGTCGGGCGCACAGGTGACGCTGCCGCCGCCGCCGGCAGGCGCGCAGGACGTCGCGCGCCTCCGCGCGGGCGACGTGACGGACCCGCACGCGATCCTCGGCGTGCACCCGGCGCTGTCCGAAGGGCTGGCGGGGCTCGTCGTGCGCGCGTGGCATCCGGATGCCGTGTCGGTCGACCTGCTGCCCGCGAGCGGCGGCACGCTGCCGATGGAACGCAGCGCGCCCGGG encodes:
- the glgX gene encoding glycogen debranching protein GlgX; translation: MRAWPGQPFPLGATWDGAGVNFALFSENATGVDLCLFDAPDDPRERVRIPMRERSDQVWHCYLPDVRPGQLYGYRVHGPYAPEQGHRFNAAKLLIDPYAKAVSNSIAWSDALFAYKVGGPREDLEPDPSDETSGVPKSVVVDNAFTWEDDRPPRTPWNRTVIYECHVKGMTIQHPDVDPSLRGTYLGLASDPIVEHLLSLGVTAVELLPVHHYVVDRHLAERGLTNYWGYNSIAFFAPDIRYATPEARYGQQVYEFKTMVKKLHAAGIEVILDVVYNHTGEGNHLGPTLSLRGVDNRAYYRLMPDNPRFYMDFTGTGNSLNMMHPRTIQLIMDSLRYWVTEMHVDGFRFDLAPVLARELFDVNRLSAFFDIIHQDPVLSRVKLIAEPWDIGPGGYQVGNFPVGWAEWNGKYRDCMRRLWRGDPNVVGEVASRLSGSSDIYAWSDRAAYASVNFVTAHDGYTLRDLVSYERKHNDANGEGNRDGHDDNLSRNWGAEGETDDARVIARRRRAMRNLIATLGFSQGVPMLSHGDEIGRTQRGNNNAYAQDNELSWVDWKLEPWQRELLDFTRRVIAIRHVHPVLRRRSFFRGRPVGAAGVKDLTWLRQDGHEMTDAQWHDPNRRVLGMLIHGEAADETDDRGRPVRGDTMLLVINAGFDPVDFTLPAVAGAGAWTKLIDTVEGHVEPATGPTLALEGFSLALLRHGVERRIGWTGATAESAALVNAATVGGASGLAAAELSLLGIGGVTP